In Hirundo rustica isolate bHirRus1 chromosome 4, bHirRus1.pri.v3, whole genome shotgun sequence, a genomic segment contains:
- the LOC120752461 gene encoding uncharacterized protein LOC120752461 — MKVNHMEPNKKTYLTLSPVMNPIQVVILLLLNSLAAAWIIPQPRQNIWVTLAQTFQQENIYLSTASTDNPMSTCLVGIPLQAGEFPAGLDTHRSNKIPEPNTFRPYKGHQQKSGMTVNPLEEWLPSLLKVSQEPQELELLGSSPASYCIHFSVYPKPSNVNEYRNIKQYREEFSAKRWCHQVSHIEADNPSHSRLRSLPKGLFLICGDRARAGIPSWLLGGPCTIGQLSVLTPNQTLLGEWTHKNKSANKIQRRSADLLDPNCNSEIFSLGQVKKSCCVPVPSVGCSSQSSK, encoded by the exons atgaaggttaaccacatggaaccgaaca agaaaaccTACCTCACACTCAGccctgtgatgaaccccatacaagttgtcatcttgttattgctgaacagtctggcagctgcatggatcatccctcagccgcGTCAAAACatctgggtgaccctggcacagacatttcagcaggaaaacatatatttgtccactgcatcaacagataatcctatgtccacctgtctggtaggaattccattacaggctggagaatttccagcaggattaGACACACATAGGTCCAACAAAATTCCAGAGCCAAACACCTTCCGACCATACAAGGGTCATCAGCAGAAATCTGGGATGACCGTGAACCCCTTAGAGGAGTGGTTGCCAAGTTTGCTGAAGGTATCTCAGGAACCCCAAGAATTAGAGTTATTGGGTTCCTCCCCTGCATCATACTgcatacatttttctgtctacCCAAAACCTTCTAACGTCAATGAGTACCGCAATATAAAACAGTATCGTGAGgagttttctgcaaaaagatGGTGTCATCAGGTAAGCCATATTGAGGCAGACAACCCATCTCACTCAAGACTCAGAAGCCTCCCTAAGGGATTGTTCTTGATTTGTGGGGATCGGGCACGGGCAGGAATTCCGTCTtggcttttaggagggccatgtaccatagggcagttgtccgtattgacacccaaccaaactttacttggtgaatggactcacaaaaacaaatcggcaaacaaaattcaaaggAGGAGTGCTGACCTattggatccaaattgtaattcagaaattttttcattgggccaagtcaaaaagagttgctgtgtccctgttccttccgtgggttgcagcagccaaagctctaagtga